TTCAATCAGCAGGGACTCAATTGCGTAATAATCCGGGACCAGCACCTGCGCACCGGCAGTGGTCGTCCAGTCATAGGCATAGTTGTAATTCACAACGTAATTGCGGATGTCGCCGTTCTCGTTGATCTTGCTGGCAAATGGCAGCAGGGAGACGACTTCACTCAGGCCGATATCCGTCTGGACATAATTGATATAAGAGTTGAAGAGTTCCGGTGCCCGCACCAGGGCGTCCAGGCTGACCATTCGGCTGAAGATCGCTTCGCCCACTTCCTGTGCCCGGCGGGCGCGGTCGATATCACTGGTGGTGTGACGGGAACGAGCATACCAGAGAGCGACCTCGCCGTTCATATGGACCAAGCCGGGTCCAACACTGCAATAGCCGCTGGCATTGATCCAAGTGGCGCAGGTGTCGGAGAGGTTATAGGCCGCATAGACATCAATGCCGCCCAGATCGTTGATCACCGCTTTGAAGCCATTGAAATCGACCATCACGTAATAATCCGGCCGGATGCCAAAATTGACTTCGAAGGTGTCGGCCAGCAGTTCAAAGCCGCCATATTGGAAGGCGGTGTTGATCCGGTTGCTGCCCCAGCCAGGAATGCTCACGAACAGGTCCCGGGGGAAGGAGATAATGCTGACATATTCATCTGCGGGGTTCAACGAAACCCACATGATGACATCGGTGCGGAAGCCGCCATCATCCGGGCGGATATCCGAGCCAAGGAGCAGGATATTGATCTGCCCTTCAGGTTTTTCGAGGATATCTTCCGTGGGGGTGGGCGACGGGAGGACTTCGCCCGTCTGATCGCCTTCGCTGGGAAGGTTCGCCTGTTCGCCACCCTCACCAGGTTGGAAAGGTGTGGCAGTCGGCAGGGCTGCGACGGGGTTCTGAGTTGGGCTTGATGAAGCTGCAACCGAGGAGGGGTTCAGGCTGGCAATGAAGCCGCTAATCAGAATAAAGCCCAGGACGCAGATCAGGGACAATAAAATAACAACGGCCACGACTTCTAATGGTTTGGGCGGCTGCCTTCTGTGGCGGCGGGGATCAGCCTTCTGTTTTGGGTTGGACCGCGAATTTGTCCGGGATACTCGATTTGCTTGTGTCTGTTGTGAGCGCATGATATTTATCCAAATGATTGGTTTTTATAGGAAGGCATCTAAATTCCTCCTACAAATTATAGCCGATGGTGATTCGGTTTAATCAATGATCCGAATCGGCAGTTGTATGCGGAATGTTGTATGGTCATTTTTCTTGCTGCTCAACCAAATCTTGCCATTAAGGATTCGGATCGCCCGGATCGCGGTGCGAATGGCTGCCAGGTCACCAATGCCTGGGATGAGCATTTGGCCGGCGCTGAAAAGGGCGGACTGTTCCTCGGGTGTGAGCCCCTCGCCGTGATCGGTCACCTCTGCAATCAGCATCCCAGTTTCGAGTGAAAGGGATTGGCTGAGTTCGATCACGCTTCCGACCGGTGAGGCGGCGATGGCGTTGTCGATCAGACCTTTGAGGATCGTCCCCACTAGTTCGGGGTCGGTCTTGACCATTTGGCGGCCGTCGGGATTGTTAATCACCAGATTGACACCGGTCTGAGCCAACCGAATGGAGGTCTGCAGACGGGCGTTGGCGGCCACGGAATCCAGGCTGATGATCTGGTTATCGGTTGAGAGCCGGATCGGGCCGGTCTGCCCGGCCTGGTTCTCGAGGTGCTGGATGCGGGCGTTGGCCCGGGACAGGGACGTGCGAAGTTCTTCCCTCTCCTGGGAGAATTGACGGATTTCCGCCTGGATTTGTTCCAACTGTTGTTTGCCGTCCCATTGCTGGGAGGATTTCCCTTTCAGCGTTTCCAGTTCGCTCAGCATGGCGTCCATTTGCTGAACGGTTTCGTATTTTTCCAGTTGGTAGCGGGCTTTTAGCTGCTGCATGGTTGATTGAAGTGTTTCCAGGGTCTTTTCCTTTCCCTGAAGTTCGAGAGTCATCTGATCACTGGTTTGTCTGAGTTCAACGATCAGACCCTGTTGGTGTTCATTTTCCAGGCG
This Chloroflexota bacterium DNA region includes the following protein-coding sequences:
- a CDS encoding LCP family protein gives rise to the protein MRSQQTQANRVSRTNSRSNPKQKADPRRHRRQPPKPLEVVAVVILLSLICVLGFILISGFIASLNPSSVAASSSPTQNPVAALPTATPFQPGEGGEQANLPSEGDQTGEVLPSPTPTEDILEKPEGQINILLLGSDIRPDDGGFRTDVIMWVSLNPADEYVSIISFPRDLFVSIPGWGSNRINTAFQYGGFELLADTFEVNFGIRPDYYVMVDFNGFKAVINDLGGIDVYAAYNLSDTCATWINASGYCSVGPGLVHMNGEVALWYARSRHTTSDIDRARRAQEVGEAIFSRMVSLDALVRAPELFNSYINYVQTDIGLSEVVSLLPFASKINENGDIRNYVVNYNYAYDWTTTAGAQVLVPDYYAIESLLIEALSLR